A genomic region of Acidobacteriota bacterium contains the following coding sequences:
- the polX gene encoding DNA polymerase/3'-5' exonuclease PolX, with the protein MSAPLPAPLDNRAIARVLLEIADLLELKGENPFKIRAYRNGADVVAHAAEAAAGLDEAALRAWPGIGKDLATRIRDIAATGTCEVRRVLLQEFPETLLEVLRLQGVGPKTVAMLYKELHITSLDDLGQAARTGRIRGLKGMGAKKEELILKALDERQRHAGRHLLHKSTEVAEALIAYLTTHAPAATIVTVGSVRRGAETSGDLDLLATGADQTLADALVTYPTVERILGHGPTKASVLLRGGYQADLRIVQPDQRGAALQYFTGSKAHNIALRDRALERGWKLNEYGLFDARDRAIAGPTEEGIYEALGLAWIPPELRENRGELDAADQQALPALLKQEDLRGDVHMHTTESDGRESLATMVAAAMARGLEYIAITDHTQSLAMTNGLDEARTYAAAERIRAYSATLKGFTVLAGIECDILADGRLDLADDCLAGLDLVVASVHSAMQQDEAEMTARIIKAIEHPSVDIIGHLTGRMLLRRDPSRVNVEKVIDAAAANGVALEINSQPYRLDLSDSHARLARDRGVKIAINSDAHEIDALGYTRWGVLTARRAWLTKDDVLNTLPLPKFRKALRRNRG; encoded by the coding sequence ATGAGCGCACCCCTGCCCGCGCCCCTCGACAATCGCGCCATCGCGCGCGTGTTGCTGGAGATTGCCGACCTGCTCGAACTGAAGGGCGAGAACCCCTTCAAGATTCGCGCGTATCGCAACGGCGCCGACGTCGTGGCGCATGCCGCCGAAGCCGCCGCCGGCCTGGACGAGGCCGCCCTGCGGGCCTGGCCCGGCATTGGCAAGGACCTCGCCACGCGGATTCGCGACATCGCGGCCACCGGCACCTGCGAAGTGCGCCGGGTGTTACTGCAGGAGTTTCCCGAGACGCTGCTCGAGGTCTTGCGGCTGCAGGGCGTGGGTCCCAAGACCGTCGCGATGCTCTACAAGGAACTTCACATCACGAGCCTCGACGACCTGGGCCAGGCCGCGAGGACGGGCCGGATCCGCGGGCTCAAGGGCATGGGCGCCAAGAAAGAGGAGCTGATCCTGAAGGCGCTCGACGAGCGCCAGCGCCACGCCGGCCGCCACCTGCTGCACAAGTCAACCGAGGTGGCCGAGGCCCTGATCGCCTACCTGACGACGCACGCGCCGGCGGCTACCATCGTGACGGTGGGCAGCGTGCGCCGGGGCGCCGAGACGAGCGGCGACCTCGACCTGCTGGCCACCGGCGCCGACCAGACGCTGGCGGACGCGTTGGTGACCTATCCCACGGTCGAGCGGATCCTCGGCCACGGGCCGACCAAGGCCAGCGTGTTGCTGCGGGGCGGCTACCAGGCCGACCTGCGCATCGTGCAACCCGATCAGCGCGGGGCCGCGCTGCAATATTTCACCGGCTCGAAAGCACACAACATCGCCCTGCGCGACCGGGCGCTCGAGCGCGGCTGGAAGCTCAACGAGTACGGTTTGTTCGATGCCAGGGACCGGGCGATCGCCGGCCCGACCGAGGAAGGCATCTACGAGGCCCTGGGCCTGGCCTGGATTCCCCCTGAACTTCGCGAGAACCGCGGCGAGCTCGATGCGGCGGACCAGCAGGCCCTGCCCGCCCTTCTCAAGCAGGAGGACCTGCGCGGTGACGTCCACATGCACACCACCGAGTCCGATGGCCGCGAGAGCCTGGCAACGATGGTGGCGGCCGCCATGGCCCGCGGCCTCGAGTACATTGCGATCACCGACCACACCCAGTCGCTGGCAATGACCAACGGCCTGGACGAGGCCCGCACCTACGCCGCGGCCGAGCGCATTCGCGCGTATTCCGCGACGCTAAAGGGCTTCACGGTTCTGGCCGGCATCGAATGCGACATTCTCGCCGACGGCCGTCTCGACCTGGCCGACGACTGCCTGGCTGGTCTCGACCTGGTCGTCGCTTCGGTCCACTCGGCCATGCAGCAGGACGAAGCCGAGATGACGGCGCGCATTATCAAGGCGATCGAGCACCCGTCGGTGGATATCATCGGCCACCTGACGGGCCGCATGCTGCTGCGCCGCGATCCGTCCCGTGTCAACGTCGAGAAGGTGATTGATGCGGCGGCGGCCAACGGCGTGGCGCTCGAGATCAACTCGCAACCCTACCGGCTGGACCTGTCCGACAGCCACGCCCGGCTGGCGCGGGATCGCGGGGTGAAGATCGCCATCAATTCCGACGCGCACGAGATCGACGCGCTCGGCTACACCCGCTGGGGCGTGCTGACCGCCCGCCGCGCCTGGCTCACCAAGGACGACGTGCTCAATACCTTGCCGCTGCCGAAGTTCCGAAAGGCCCTGCGCCGGAACCGGGGGTGA
- a CDS encoding thiamine phosphate synthase has product MMLCLVTDRRRLGAALGIETGAWVEALRTQVRAAAEAGVDLVQVREPDLEAAALVGLAKAIVSDLRDTATRVLVNDRLDVAWAAGAAGVHLKERSFPVEAVRHVTAPGFCIGRSVHSAAAAVSSGNADHLIAGTVCPTVSKPWAVCLGWEGLAAVVDVSAGRPVLAIGGIDLPSIPLVAASGAAGVAAIGAFIPLGGERLSQFVQKRVIDLRLGFDSEHSVS; this is encoded by the coding sequence ATGATGCTGTGCCTCGTCACCGACCGGCGGCGCCTGGGCGCAGCGCTCGGGATCGAGACGGGCGCCTGGGTCGAGGCGCTCCGGACGCAGGTCCGTGCGGCTGCCGAGGCGGGGGTTGACCTGGTGCAGGTTCGTGAACCCGACCTCGAAGCCGCGGCCCTGGTCGGCCTGGCCAAGGCGATCGTCAGCGATCTCAGGGATACCGCCACCCGGGTTTTGGTAAATGACCGACTGGACGTCGCCTGGGCGGCTGGCGCAGCGGGCGTTCACCTGAAGGAGCGGTCGTTCCCGGTCGAGGCCGTCCGCCACGTGACGGCTCCCGGATTCTGCATTGGGCGGTCCGTTCACAGCGCGGCGGCCGCAGTTTCTTCGGGGAATGCCGATCACCTGATAGCAGGCACGGTGTGCCCGACGGTTTCGAAGCCCTGGGCAGTGTGTCTGGGCTGGGAGGGGTTGGCGGCAGTGGTAGACGTGTCAGCTGGCCGGCCGGTGTTGGCGATTGGTGGGATCGACCTGCCATCGATTCCTCTGGTGGCAGCTAGTGGCGCAGCCGGCGTGGCGGCCATCGGCGCCTTCATCCCTTTAGGCGGAGAACGCCTGTCTCAGTTTGTGCAAAAACGAGTCATCGATCTGCGTTTGGGGTTTGACTCGGAGCATTCGGTTTCCTAA
- a CDS encoding DUF4115 domain-containing protein, which produces MQRPLDPATRLKMAREAKGLSCRQLAEITKLSVRTIESLEGNCITALPDGIYRRSIVKSVASEVGLNPDELLREFMAAHPDDLPLPVSATVVLSPEPSRPLQRIIAVAGAILPLLAGVAYFGWPARSGETPARIESVSAPSRRAEVLPAGGFTEASLALPRPVVVTLTMSSRCQLRVMADGREIVARMVEQGETLRIDLGEELWLLGDNASAVQFSINGQAGRLLGVPGEVLSVRIGRDDYEDFLVRY; this is translated from the coding sequence ATGCAACGCCCGCTCGATCCGGCGACGCGTCTCAAGATGGCCCGCGAAGCCAAGGGCTTGTCGTGCCGGCAACTTGCCGAGATCACGAAGCTCTCGGTGCGTACGATCGAATCGCTCGAAGGCAATTGCATTACGGCGTTGCCTGATGGCATCTATCGCCGCTCGATCGTGAAGTCGGTCGCGAGCGAGGTCGGCCTCAATCCCGACGAACTGCTGCGCGAGTTCATGGCCGCGCATCCCGACGACCTGCCGCTGCCGGTGTCGGCCACGGTGGTGCTCTCGCCGGAACCGTCGCGCCCGCTCCAACGGATCATCGCGGTCGCGGGCGCCATTCTGCCGCTCTTGGCGGGCGTCGCTTACTTTGGTTGGCCGGCACGCTCGGGCGAGACTCCGGCCCGTATCGAATCGGTGTCCGCTCCATCGCGTCGTGCCGAAGTACTGCCGGCCGGCGGCTTCACGGAAGCCTCGCTGGCCTTGCCGCGGCCGGTGGTTGTGACGCTCACCATGTCGTCCCGCTGTCAACTGCGCGTCATGGCCGATGGCCGCGAGATCGTGGCCCGCATGGTCGAGCAGGGCGAGACCCTGCGAATCGATCTCGGCGAAGAGCTGTGGCTGTTGGGCGATAACGCGTCGGCCGTGCAGTTCAGCATCAACGGCCAAGCCGGCCGCTTGCTCGGCGTGCCCGGCGAGGTGCTGTCGGTGCGCATCGGCCGCGACGACTACGAAGACTTCCTGGTCCGATACTGA
- the rimM gene encoding ribosome maturation factor RimM (Essential for efficient processing of 16S rRNA), with amino-acid sequence MEWDAGILVGVIARTHGNRGEVIVNPETDFPEERFRKGARLWTRRRGGEPSTLDVVTMRMHQGRPVIMFSGIGSMNDAELLAGQQLRTDEVETALLDEGEFFHRDLIGCEVVTEAGEFVGRVTDVLDDSAQARLVVAGKRSELLIPLADEICTVDVAAKRITVRPPDGLLELNGEWR; translated from the coding sequence GTGGAGTGGGACGCGGGCATCCTCGTGGGCGTGATCGCCCGGACGCACGGCAATCGCGGCGAGGTGATCGTGAATCCCGAGACCGACTTCCCGGAGGAGCGGTTTCGCAAGGGTGCCCGGTTGTGGACGCGCCGCCGGGGCGGCGAGCCGTCCACTCTGGACGTGGTCACGATGCGAATGCACCAGGGCCGCCCGGTGATCATGTTCTCGGGCATCGGCTCGATGAACGACGCGGAGCTGCTGGCCGGCCAGCAGCTGCGCACCGACGAAGTCGAGACGGCGCTGCTCGATGAGGGCGAGTTCTTCCACCGCGACCTGATTGGGTGCGAGGTGGTGACCGAGGCCGGCGAGTTCGTGGGGCGCGTGACCGACGTGCTGGACGACAGCGCCCAGGCGCGGCTGGTGGTGGCGGGGAAGCGCAGCGAGCTGCTGATCCCCCTCGCTGACGAGATTTGCACGGTGGACGTCGCGGCCAAACGCATCACGGTGCGCCCGCCCGATGGCCTGCTGGAACTGAACGGAGAGTGGCGTTAG
- a CDS encoding KH domain-containing protein, protein MADLKGLIEAVARALADQPDAVSVRASERRGATVYELQVASGDLGRVIGRQGRTAAALRTLLSSAAEDDDQKVSLDIRDQTGRS, encoded by the coding sequence GTGGCCGACCTCAAGGGACTCATCGAAGCCGTGGCGCGCGCGCTGGCCGACCAGCCCGACGCCGTCAGCGTGCGGGCATCGGAGCGCCGCGGCGCGACCGTCTACGAATTGCAGGTGGCCTCGGGCGACCTCGGCCGCGTGATTGGCCGGCAGGGTCGGACCGCCGCCGCGTTGCGGACGCTGCTGTCGAGCGCTGCCGAGGACGACGACCAGAAGGTCAGCCTCGACATCCGCGATCAAACCGGCCGCAGCTAA
- a CDS encoding tetratricopeptide repeat protein, translated as MPPFDREAALKSAEKALRQGRIDAAIVEYVKVVEAQPRDWNSANALGDLYVRGNQLDKGLQQFTRIADHLAEEGFYPKAAALFKKILKLKPDDEYALLQSGDLAARQGTLADAKQYFQTVADRRKARGDKKGAAEIAIRLGTLDPDDLEARMRAAHLAAETGDVVTALREFRDVAARYEKQDHGADALSALQAAFDLDSSDEETRTRLFVAYLAGQTPDLARKVASGAVELKQVAAAFAQAGQGDLSLEVLGQVAEADPADLEVRAGLAMAYVARGDLAKARTYLSAETAGADPALWITLGEMELTAGRTSEGRAAIKQALTLDRSQAQAAVVVGCRLAESNAEAGYECIDAVADAALEDGDYAAAAVSLHEFTIRVPTHLVALMRLVEICVDGDLEATMYEAQAQLADAYLNVGRGLEARIISEDLVAREPWNRANLDRFRRALVMLGEADPDAIIADRLSGDSPFLATEKLDLNEGVSFDTPPVPEPPPAPVAKAAPKGAPLPVETFSDSGTIEIDLTDALADPPVPAPLTSPAPRSLDQVFRGLRDESNRQSAEEAAAEQYRLALTYHEMGMTEDAMKALEGATRSPRQRFDAASMLGRLYLERKDLEHAIEWLERAAEAPAPTADAGRSLLYDLAQTLEVVGESSRALAVFVELESESGGYRDVSGHIDRLSKVQARG; from the coding sequence GTGCCGCCGTTCGATCGTGAAGCCGCACTTAAAAGTGCGGAAAAAGCACTCCGACAGGGCCGCATTGATGCGGCTATCGTGGAGTACGTCAAGGTAGTCGAAGCCCAGCCGCGCGACTGGAACAGCGCCAACGCCCTGGGCGACCTCTACGTGCGGGGCAACCAGCTCGACAAGGGCCTTCAACAGTTCACGCGCATCGCCGACCACCTCGCCGAGGAAGGGTTCTATCCAAAGGCGGCGGCCCTCTTCAAGAAGATCCTCAAGCTCAAGCCAGACGACGAGTACGCCCTGTTGCAGTCAGGCGACCTGGCCGCCCGGCAGGGCACCCTCGCGGACGCGAAACAGTACTTCCAGACCGTCGCCGACCGCCGCAAGGCCCGCGGCGACAAGAAGGGCGCGGCGGAGATCGCCATCCGCCTGGGGACCCTGGATCCCGACGACCTCGAGGCCCGCATGCGTGCGGCCCACCTGGCGGCCGAAACCGGCGATGTCGTGACGGCGCTGCGTGAGTTCCGCGACGTGGCCGCGCGCTACGAGAAGCAGGACCACGGCGCCGACGCGCTGAGCGCCTTGCAGGCGGCGTTTGACCTCGACAGCTCGGACGAGGAGACGCGGACACGCTTGTTTGTCGCGTACCTTGCGGGACAGACGCCCGACCTGGCGCGCAAGGTGGCCAGTGGCGCCGTCGAACTGAAGCAGGTCGCGGCGGCCTTTGCCCAGGCGGGGCAGGGCGACCTGTCGCTCGAAGTGCTCGGGCAGGTGGCGGAGGCGGATCCCGCGGACCTCGAGGTCCGGGCCGGGCTGGCCATGGCGTACGTGGCGCGCGGCGACCTCGCGAAAGCGCGCACCTATCTCTCGGCCGAGACGGCGGGGGCCGACCCAGCCCTGTGGATCACGCTCGGTGAAATGGAGCTGACGGCCGGCCGCACCAGCGAAGGCCGCGCCGCGATCAAGCAGGCACTGACGCTGGATCGCAGCCAGGCGCAGGCGGCCGTCGTGGTCGGCTGCCGCCTGGCCGAGTCGAACGCGGAGGCGGGGTACGAGTGCATTGACGCGGTCGCCGATGCGGCGCTGGAGGACGGCGACTACGCCGCGGCCGCCGTGTCGCTGCACGAGTTCACCATTCGCGTCCCCACCCACCTGGTGGCCCTCATGCGGCTGGTGGAGATCTGCGTGGACGGCGACCTCGAGGCCACCATGTACGAGGCGCAGGCGCAGTTGGCCGACGCCTACCTGAACGTCGGCCGCGGTCTCGAAGCGCGCATCATCAGCGAGGATCTCGTCGCTCGCGAGCCGTGGAACCGCGCCAACCTCGACCGGTTCCGCCGCGCCCTCGTGATGTTGGGCGAGGCCGATCCCGACGCGATCATTGCCGATCGCCTGAGCGGCGACAGCCCGTTCCTGGCCACCGAAAAGCTGGATCTGAACGAAGGCGTGTCGTTCGATACGCCGCCGGTTCCCGAACCACCGCCGGCACCGGTCGCGAAGGCCGCGCCAAAGGGTGCGCCGCTTCCGGTGGAGACGTTCTCCGATTCCGGCACCATCGAGATCGATCTCACCGATGCGCTGGCGGATCCTCCGGTGCCTGCGCCGCTGACGTCCCCGGCGCCGCGGTCGCTCGACCAGGTGTTCCGTGGCCTGCGCGACGAGTCGAACCGCCAGTCGGCCGAGGAGGCCGCTGCCGAACAGTATCGGCTGGCGCTGACGTATCACGAGATGGGGATGACCGAGGACGCCATGAAGGCGCTCGAGGGGGCGACCCGGTCGCCGCGGCAGCGGTTTGATGCCGCCTCGATGCTGGGGCGGCTGTATCTCGAACGCAAGGACCTGGAGCACGCCATCGAGTGGCTGGAGCGGGCGGCGGAAGCGCCCGCGCCCACGGCCGATGCCGGCCGGTCGCTCTTGTACGATCTCGCCCAGACGCTCGAGGTGGTCGGCGAGAGTTCGCGCGCGCTGGCAGTATTCGTCGAACTCGAATCCGAGTCCGGTGGGTATCGCGACGTGTCCGGGCATATCGATCGGCTGTCCAAAGTCCAGGCCCGGGGCTGA
- a CDS encoding GHMP kinase has translation MRISASAPTRIDLAGGTIDIWPLYLFHPGAQTLHIAISLRAHAWIEPRPDDRIELISEDTDRMVNLPADQLRGDETLPLLGRLAHRFGAHGLRLTTRGESPAGAGIAGSSALNIAICGALARFTHQELDPETLMDVAKDVEAQVIHVPTGLQDYRPAMYGGIAALELEAGRPVRVALDVDPNELQQRLVLCYTGEPRNSGTNNWEITKRHIDGDRHIFDCFERIRDTAAAMRAALTQGDWDTTAQCLATEWDNRKRLAPGVTTAAIDELIGRAMAAGAQGAKVCGAGGGGCLVCIAPPDQVPAVREALADGGARILDFQIETTGLSVIEA, from the coding sequence GTGCGTATCTCAGCGTCCGCTCCGACACGAATTGATCTGGCCGGTGGCACCATCGACATCTGGCCGTTGTACCTGTTCCACCCGGGCGCGCAGACGCTGCACATCGCCATCAGCCTGCGGGCGCACGCCTGGATCGAGCCGCGGCCCGACGATCGAATCGAGTTGATCTCCGAGGACACCGATCGCATGGTGAACCTGCCGGCCGATCAGCTCAGGGGTGACGAGACCCTGCCCTTGCTCGGCCGCCTGGCGCACCGCTTTGGCGCGCATGGCCTGCGGCTGACGACCCGCGGCGAGTCGCCGGCCGGTGCCGGGATCGCCGGCTCCTCTGCCCTGAACATCGCCATCTGCGGGGCCCTCGCGCGTTTCACCCACCAGGAGCTCGATCCCGAGACCCTGATGGACGTCGCGAAAGATGTCGAGGCCCAGGTCATCCACGTGCCGACGGGCCTGCAGGACTACCGGCCGGCCATGTACGGCGGCATCGCGGCGCTCGAACTCGAAGCCGGCCGGCCAGTTCGGGTCGCGCTTGACGTCGACCCCAACGAGCTGCAGCAGCGCCTGGTCCTTTGTTACACGGGGGAACCGCGCAACTCGGGCACCAACAACTGGGAGATCACCAAGCGGCACATCGATGGTGACCGGCACATCTTCGACTGCTTCGAGCGTATTCGCGACACGGCGGCCGCCATGCGCGCGGCCCTCACGCAAGGCGACTGGGACACGACCGCGCAGTGCCTCGCCACCGAGTGGGACAATCGCAAGCGCCTGGCCCCTGGCGTCACCACCGCCGCCATTGACGAACTAATCGGGCGCGCCATGGCCGCAGGCGCGCAGGGGGCCAAGGTTTGCGGCGCGGGCGGCGGCGGGTGCCTGGTCTGCATCGCGCCCCCGGACCAGGTTCCGGCCGTGCGCGAGGCACTCGCCGACGGCGGCGCCCGCATCCTGGACTTCCAGATTGAAACCACCGGCCTGAGCGTCATCGAGGCATGA
- the trmD gene encoding tRNA (guanosine(37)-N1)-methyltransferase TrmD has product MKVDIITIFPRMVEAGLAEGVVGRARTSGLIDIVVHNLRDYTTDKHHVVDDVPFGGGPGMVMKPEPFFAALAAIRETRGTPDAVVMLTPAGVPFTQSGARRLVGLGHLVLLCGRYEGIDERVREALATEELSIGDYVLSGGEIAALAVVDAVARLVPGVVGDEQSVEGDSFTRGLLDYPHYTRPAEFEGRAVPPVLVSGHHGEIRRWRRNAALERTAERRPDLLADAALDADEHEWLSKRSK; this is encoded by the coding sequence ATGAAGGTCGATATCATCACGATCTTTCCGCGGATGGTCGAAGCCGGCCTCGCGGAAGGCGTGGTGGGGCGGGCCCGGACCAGTGGACTGATCGACATCGTGGTCCACAACCTCCGCGACTACACGACGGATAAACACCACGTCGTGGACGATGTGCCGTTTGGCGGCGGCCCGGGCATGGTGATGAAGCCCGAGCCGTTCTTCGCCGCGCTGGCCGCGATTCGCGAGACGCGCGGGACGCCCGATGCGGTCGTGATGCTGACGCCGGCCGGAGTGCCGTTTACCCAGTCTGGGGCGCGGCGGCTGGTGGGTCTGGGCCACCTGGTGCTGCTGTGCGGGCGCTACGAGGGCATCGACGAACGGGTGCGCGAGGCGCTGGCGACCGAAGAACTGTCGATTGGCGACTACGTGCTGTCGGGCGGCGAGATTGCGGCGCTGGCGGTCGTGGACGCGGTGGCGAGGCTGGTGCCGGGTGTCGTCGGCGACGAGCAGTCGGTGGAGGGGGATTCGTTTACGCGCGGGTTGCTCGATTACCCGCACTACACGAGGCCCGCGGAATTCGAGGGACGGGCGGTGCCGCCGGTGTTGGTCTCGGGGCATCATGGCGAAATTCGCCGGTGGCGGCGCAACGCGGCGTTGGAACGGACGGCCGAACGGCGGCCCGACCTCCTGGCGGACGCGGCGCTCGACGCCGATGAACACGAGTGGTTGAGCAAAAGGAGCAAGTGA
- a CDS encoding ribonuclease HII, with amino-acid sequence MARVSARRTIENALRRYGFVCVAGVDEVGRGCLAGPVMAGAVILDPQRRIDGLADSKALTAAQRDRLHEEIVSKAIAWAVVSVTPDEIDRINIHQATLQAMRRAVLALAPLPDAVLVDAFRIPSLPMAQRGVIGGDRRSSAIAAASIVAKVTRDRMMHELHRADPRYGFDRHKGYATAEHLAAVARFGYSPQHRRTFRPATLFDTIA; translated from the coding sequence GTGGCGAGGGTAAGCGCGCGCCGCACGATTGAGAACGCGCTCCGACGATACGGCTTTGTCTGTGTCGCCGGAGTGGATGAAGTCGGGCGGGGATGCCTGGCCGGGCCGGTCATGGCCGGGGCCGTCATCCTCGACCCGCAGCGGCGCATCGACGGCCTGGCCGACTCGAAGGCCCTGACCGCCGCCCAGCGCGACCGGTTGCACGAAGAGATTGTCTCGAAAGCCATCGCCTGGGCGGTGGTGTCGGTGACCCCGGACGAGATCGACCGCATCAACATCCACCAGGCCACGCTGCAGGCGATGCGGCGGGCCGTGCTGGCGCTGGCCCCCCTGCCAGATGCAGTTTTGGTAGATGCCTTTCGAATTCCGTCATTGCCGATGGCCCAGCGCGGGGTGATTGGCGGCGATCGCCGCTCGTCGGCCATTGCCGCGGCGTCGATCGTCGCCAAGGTGACCCGGGATCGAATGATGCACGAGCTTCACCGCGCTGACCCGCGATACGGTTTCGACCGACACAAGGGCTATGCGACAGCCGAGCATCTGGCGGCGGTCGCCCGGTTTGGCTACTCGCCGCAGCACCGGCGAACGTTCCGGCCGGCGACCCTGTTTGATACCATTGCCTGA
- the nagZ gene encoding beta-N-acetylhexosaminidase — protein sequence MPLATRRDLGQFLIGSIPDRTMPVEMRSLAREFDLGGIILFSRNIEAPEQVAELAAESEALGRTSPAWVSVDQEGGRVARLKEPFTQWPPMATLGRAGREEGEALAERFANALAEELRAVGITLDYAPVLDIHTNPKNPVIGDRALSERADDVARLGRVIIKTLQAAGVAACGKHFPGHGDTSTDSHFELPLVEHPPDRLRAIEFEPFRAAIAENVAFIMTAHVLVPSLDDQRPSTLSPKVVQDLLRDELGFEGVILSDDLEMKAVSARYPVPESAVEAIRAGCDGILVCSGDLDLQARTLEALVRAVESGVIAAARCDDAFARLRRAKERFLMGERRPAARRIRDLRQVLGRQEHQLVAAEMAAFL from the coding sequence ATGCCACTAGCCACGAGACGCGACCTCGGCCAATTCCTGATCGGCAGCATTCCCGATCGCACCATGCCGGTCGAGATGCGGTCGCTGGCGCGGGAGTTTGACCTGGGCGGCATCATCCTGTTCAGCCGCAACATCGAAGCGCCGGAGCAGGTGGCTGAACTGGCGGCGGAAAGCGAAGCGCTTGGCCGCACCAGCCCGGCCTGGGTCAGTGTTGACCAGGAAGGCGGCCGCGTCGCGAGACTGAAGGAGCCGTTTACCCAGTGGCCGCCCATGGCCACGCTGGGCCGCGCCGGACGCGAGGAAGGCGAGGCGCTCGCCGAGCGCTTTGCCAACGCGCTGGCCGAAGAGTTGCGCGCCGTCGGCATCACGCTCGACTACGCGCCGGTCCTCGACATTCACACCAACCCGAAGAACCCGGTGATCGGCGATCGCGCGCTTTCAGAACGGGCCGACGACGTCGCCCGGCTCGGACGGGTGATCATCAAGACCCTGCAGGCCGCCGGCGTGGCGGCGTGCGGCAAGCATTTCCCCGGCCACGGCGATACCAGCACCGACTCGCATTTCGAGTTGCCGCTGGTGGAGCATCCCCCCGATCGGCTTCGCGCCATCGAGTTCGAGCCGTTCCGCGCCGCCATTGCCGAGAACGTGGCGTTCATCATGACCGCCCATGTCCTGGTGCCGTCGCTTGACGACCAGCGGCCCTCGACCCTGTCGCCGAAGGTGGTGCAGGACCTCCTGCGTGACGAGCTGGGGTTCGAGGGCGTCATTTTGAGCGACGACCTCGAGATGAAGGCGGTCAGCGCCCGCTACCCGGTGCCCGAGTCGGCGGTCGAGGCCATTCGCGCCGGCTGCGACGGCATCCTGGTGTGCAGCGGCGACCTCGACCTCCAGGCGCGGACCCTCGAAGCCTTGGTGAGGGCGGTGGAGTCGGGGGTGATCGCCGCGGCCCGGTGTGACGATGCGTTCGCGCGCCTGCGGCGGGCCAAAGAGCGTTTCCTGATGGGCGAGCGGCGGCCGGCGGCCCGTCGCATCCGCGACTTGCGCCAGGTCCTCGGACGCCAGGAGCACCAGCTGGTGGCCGCCGAAATGGCAGCGTTCTTGTGA
- the rplS gene encoding 50S ribosomal protein L19: MTAMEMVEKAQLVERPRMKAGDTVRVHVRVKEGDKERIQVFEGVVIGLRKGGNRATFTVRKVSFSQGVERIFPMHSPTISKVEVLRSAKVRRAKLYFLRDLKGKAARMKEVKKTS; this comes from the coding sequence ATGACTGCGATGGAGATGGTAGAGAAGGCGCAACTGGTCGAGCGGCCCCGCATGAAGGCCGGCGACACGGTGCGCGTGCACGTGCGCGTCAAGGAAGGCGACAAGGAACGCATCCAGGTGTTCGAGGGGGTCGTCATCGGTCTCCGCAAGGGCGGCAACCGGGCCACCTTCACCGTCCGCAAGGTGTCGTTCAGCCAGGGCGTCGAGCGTATCTTCCCGATGCACTCGCCGACCATCTCCAAGGTCGAAGTGCTGCGCTCCGCCAAGGTCCGCCGCGCGAAGCTGTACTTCCTGCGCGACCTCAAGGGCAAGGCGGCCCGCATGAAGGAAGTCAAAAAGACGTCGTAG
- the rpsP gene encoding 30S ribosomal protein S16, with product MLSIRMRRTGSKKRPFFRIVVSEARSKKEGEFIEVLGFYNPRNQPAVFEINKDRVAHWVKVGAKPSDSVRTLMAKHLTRDRGVVVEPVVAQPAAPTA from the coding sequence ATGTTGTCGATTCGCATGCGTCGCACCGGTTCGAAGAAGCGCCCGTTTTTCCGCATCGTGGTGTCCGAGGCCCGCTCCAAGAAGGAAGGCGAGTTCATCGAGGTGCTCGGCTTCTACAACCCGCGCAACCAGCCGGCGGTGTTCGAGATCAACAAGGACCGGGTCGCCCACTGGGTGAAGGTCGGCGCGAAGCCGTCGGACTCGGTGCGCACGCTGATGGCGAAGCACCTGACTCGCGACCGTGGCGTCGTGGTTGAGCCGGTCGTGGCCCAGCCCGCGGCCCCGACCGCCTAG